The genomic interval cagtagagtacagtagagtacagagagcacagtacagtacagtacagtccagtccagtaaagtacagtacagtagagtacagtacagttagagtacagtagagtagagtacattagggcacagtacagtagagtacattagagcgcagttcagtacagtagaatacagtagagtagagtacattagagcacagtacagtagagtagagtacattagagcacagtacagtagagtagagtacagtagagtaacattagagcacagtacagtacagtacggtacagtacagtagagtacagtagagcacagtatagTACATAGAGTCCAGTAGAGTTATAGTACTAGtaggtacattacagtacagttacagtagagtccagtagagttacagtacagtagagtacagtcacAGTAGAGTCCAGTTAGAGTAAGTAGAGTCCAGTAGAGATACAGTACAGAGTCAGTAgatccagtacagtacagtacaggtagagtacagtacagtagagtccagtcacagatacagtagagtacagtacagtagagttacagtacagtacagtccagtAGAGCCAGTTAGagtttacagtacagtagagtacagtagagtacagtagagcacagtttacagtacagtacagtccagtacagtacagttagagtccagtagagtccattagagtacagtacagtaagcagtacagtacagtacagtagcagtcCAGTAGAGTCCaaggagtacagtacagtagagtacagtacagtacagtagagtccattagagtccagtagagtccattagagtacagtacagtacagtacagtccagtacagtAGAGTCCATTAGAGTACAGTCCAGTACAGTCCAGTAGAgtccagtagagtacagtagagtacagtacagcagagaacagtacagtacagtacagtagagtccagtagagtacagtagagtagagtacagtgtaATGAAATAACGTCAGTACCATGCCAGGGTCTGTGCATAGATCAGGTCAAGGACATTCCTGGCAACGTCAAACTCTGGAACTCCCAGGCTCTGTATGCATTTAGTCCCAATGACACTGGTGGAGAAAAGAACAAAGGAGTTACCGAAGAGCATTTTTCAATGAACCCTTATGAGATGCCTCACTGAAACGTTCCCTCAAAACAGAAAGATGAGTTACAATATAGAATTCTACTGCATACTGTAGCATTTTTTAGCTTTAAGTGAACACGTTatgggaaaatgtgttttgaaaATGCCACTCACTTGCTCAAGAACTCTCCAAAGAAGGATCCTAACATTACGAAGAGGAAGTCCATAATCACCAGTCTGTACAAGGCTTGTCCTACGATGGACTCCCAGCACTAAGACACATGGTTGTAATCAAAGTGGTGGATgaacatacagtagatattagtGACAAYcaaaaacatttttgaaagcATGCATGTGATTTGGTTTMRAAGGACTTACTGAAAATGTATTGGCCACATCCTTCATCCAGTAGTAGCAGAGAATAGCCAGAATGGACATCTTGAGAATGACATTTCTAAAAAGGAAAAGGCATTCAAAACATCAGTCTTCTAAAACgttgtacagtatataaccttTCTGTTTTTTCCTGATATTTTATAAGCATATTTAGAATTTATGCCTTACTGTAATATTTCATTCATCCATTACTTTAATTGATCATTGAGCAAATAGTTTTGATCAATCGatttcaatatacagtaccagtcaaaagtttggacacacctactcatccagggtttttctttatttttactatttctacattgtagaataatagtgaagacatcaaaagtatgaaataacacattggaatcatgtagtaaccaaaaagtgttaaacaaatcaaattgtatcaagaatatgcatatccttgcttcaggtcctgagctacaggcggttagatttgtgtatgtcattttaggcgaaattgggaaaaagggtccgatcctttgacatgaaggtcagtcaatccgtaaaatttgaagaactttcttcaagtgcagtcgcaaaaacatcaagcgctttgatgaaactggctctcatgacgacctccacaggaaagcaagacccagagttacctctgctgcagaggataagttcattagagttaccagcctcagaaattgcagcccaaataaatgcgtcacagagttcaagtaacagacacatctcaactcagctgttcagaggagaccgtgtgaatggtcaaattgctgcaaagaaaccctacttaaggaaaccaataagaagaagagacttgcttgggccaagaaacacgagcaatggacattagaccggtggaaatctgtccttttggtctgatgagtccaaatttgagatttttggttcaaaccgccgtgttttgtgagacgcagagtaggtgaacgaatgatctctgcatgtgtggttcccaccgtgaagcatggaggaggatttgtgatggtgtgggggtgctttgctggtgacactgtcagtgatttatttagaattaaaggcacacttaaccagcatggctaccacagcattctgcagtgatacgccatcccatctggtttgcgcttagtgggactatcattttttttcaacaggacaatgacccaaaacacctctaGGCTatgtagggctatttgaccaagaaggagagtgatggagtgctgcatcagatgacctggcctccacaatcacccgacctcaacccaattgagatggtttgggatgagttggaccgcagagtggaaaaggaaaagcagccaacaagtgctcagcatatgtgggaactccttcaagactgttggaaaagcattccaggtgagctTGTTGaggaaatgccaagagtgtgcaaagctgtcatcaaggcaaagggtggcaactttgaacaatctaaaatgtattttgttttgtttaacacttttttggttactacatgattaggTGTATCTAAACTTTTGACCGGCAGTGTAtgtatttttaaatgtgtttagTATCCATCTCTAACCTGACTATGATGGCATAGACCTGCATGCGGGGGTTGAGTAGTGTTCTATCTTTTTgaacagagagtagaagagagggaCGACCAGATTGATCAGGGACACCacaaaggggaggaggagagtagcGGCCTCCTCCAGGAGAGAGCCGGAAGCTTTGTCCGCTGACTTCCTCGTCCGCTGTAAAGATACCAAGTAGGTCAGTTTGTCCTGATCTAAGGACAGTTTTGTGTTTCCCCATGTTAAAAAGAGGCTTTGGAGAGGGTGAGCTATTCATAGATCAGTGCCTAGAAGCAACCAGCCTGGAGAAAAGATAAGACACTGAAGCCTGGCATAATCAATCACAGCTTTAGCAAAATAGTGTCCAGTTTCCATTTGAGATTTACACAAAAGGCTCAGATTTTCTGTTTCATCTACGAGGCCGGCACCCATGTCTCACTGGGCACTGGCTCCGGCTGACTTGCTTTGACTTGGAGCCAAAGCCCTGGGTACTTTTCAGctggcatttacataacaatggctaactgtggaCTTtaacaccttgtcacaacaaactgATTGGGCGGCGCCCAACttcgtcctggtttggccggtataggccatcattgtaaataataatttgtttttaactgacttgcctagttaaatgaaggttaaattgaaaaaaagatataataataatttggtggaaGTGTAGCAATGATGTCCCACTAACACCATTATAAAGACCACACCCTGTACTGCCAGGAAAGTAGTATTGTATTGATGTTATATGATTCAGATATGCTCAGGTACACACAGACGCTATGACACACTTTGAATTACTGTACACAAGGGTATGTCTTATCAATAGTCATCCACACTGGTCCCGGAGCTACACAGTGTGCAGGCATTTGTTTTAGCACAGCgccaacacacctgattcaagtaATCACCACCTGGTCTTCATCATACTTAGATGGATCAGTGTCAGCTGATCCCCGGATCATACATTAACAACACAAGCTTTGTAAGGAAGCAACGTGTCATTGTGTCACAACGTTTATGTAAGGTCTCCCTTGGAAAGAAAtcttctgacctcaatgggacttcctggttaCATAAAAGTTCATAAAATGTACCATACCGATGTGTCATATTGACACAGGAAGTAGACACTGGCGCCACAGCCCAAGGCCATGCCCGTGAGAGGAGCCAGGTACCCAGGAAGACCCATAGTGCTTCAGCCTCTCTGTCAGAGGTAGCAGGGCCACCTGGACCTTTTCTGATAAGGACTCCTGGAGGGGAATGGAAACATTACTTCAAAGTTATTTCACAGTTGGTTATCGGAGAGAGATCCTATTTCGGCCCCCTAACAAGTCAGAGTGCAGAGTATTCTATGTATGGAAGAGCAGATAAGTACTGAGTCACAAGTACTGGACATTTATCTAGTCTCGCAAATGTGGGATTTGTTCAGCGATATTACATTCTTTCTTGGCACAAAGCTACATTTATGATATGGTCATGAGGTCAACAAAGCTACAGTAATGATATGGCCATGAGCTCAACAAAGCTACAGTAATATTTTATCAAAACCGTGACATTAGTCGCTTGTAAAAGCCTGATAACTGGCCAGCTCACACAAGATTTGGTTCTGGTTTCCGAGATTACAGTGAAAGTGACCTTGAGTTGGATGCGCAGTTGTTCTTGCGCTGTCGTACGGCTTTCTCGTTAGTCACACTGAAGTCCCAGCTACACAGGAGCTGCCAGGCTCCACCCAAGCCTGAGTCTGCAAGGACATCTCTCTTCCTGAACGAGCTGGccatgctgcagagagagagagggggaggtcaacaatccacaaaagtggagacaaatttcaccccaataactaccgtgggatatgagtCAACAGCAActtggaaaatcctctgcattatcattaacatcaGACTCATAcacttgtaaatacaacccatattttttttattattatttttattcattttcccttttgtactttaaccatttgcatatcgttacaacactatatatatatctataatatGAGATTTGtgatgtctttattcttttggaacttctgtgagtgtaatgtttactgttcatttttattgtttatttaacttttttataTGATCTATttaattgctttggcaatgttaacatatgtttcccatgccaataaagccccttgaattgaattgagagagacagagagaaagagagagaacaggggccCCTTYACTGCACTATTACAACATGAaggaaaggttaaataaatatcataaaGGTATGATGTGAAYGTCATGGCATTGGTGATTTGATTGACATCATACACGTGAGATCAACTGGCTTTGATAAATGATTTACTGCCACTTGAAACCAATGAAGAAGCACATGRAAACCAAACCATGCGTGACATAAAAARCAGTCCAAAKCAGAGTTAATAGTGGTCAATACAATGTTACTGTTACATGATCACTGTGGACTATGCTGYGCAGTCCCATCCCATACTGACCTGTAGATGAGGGCGGCTCCACACAACACCATGTAGGCTGCTATGGTGAAGAAGTAGGCCAGCTGCATGTTGTACTTAGGCCAGCCCCCTGTTCCTTGTGTTTTATTACTGTAGCCGCCATAATACATcactgtgtggctgaaataaccctGTGGGGAAAATAGatacatcaaaataaaaatgtttttWTCACACAGTAACTGTTCACTGTATGCTGACTTTACAGTACGGGGTGTAGTATGACAAATATGTTGATCAAATTAGTAGCGTATGCTGCTATGGAATGATTCATTCAGAAGCCTCTACTAGAAGDAGTGTGAAtagtaaacaacaacaaaccGCTCCGGTCAGTATCTCTAGCCCYCTGAAGCTGACCCCAGCGGGGATGTCTGGCGTGGGGTGAAAGATGAGCTGGGGGATGGTGATGAAACCAAAGTT from Salvelinus sp. IW2-2015 unplaced genomic scaffold, ASM291031v2 Un_scaffold5112, whole genome shotgun sequence carries:
- the LOC112077976 gene encoding LOW QUALITY PROTEIN: transmembrane channel-like protein 5 (The sequence of the model RefSeq protein was modified relative to this genomic sequence to represent the inferred CDS: inserted 5 bases in 5 codons) is translated as MTFSGPSRKSQSHHSNPHGXPYPRDDGAGGERGRSDLQQLPGGVQSSYDDAQERVPWGGWQEGSWRGRDSIPMGLLPPRSESPXWQQHDLNHSGYQMDQATHYDTTPPVRLPSATSGMFSMRFRGSRKMSLFPVGEAALGNLGLSEDDIRNEMENEEHNLVQELVAMSTRDRIKAIRDLPMSFDDKKHIRGQVLALKSFKKSRQLNCFSDCSTTVSLAFRRCGANMTLARQTLELWRGTMKEVGGKFGTGVLSYFKFLKWLLMFNIFSFLVNFGFITIPQLIFHPTPDIPAGVSFRGLEILTGAGYFSHTVMYYGGYSNKTQGTGGWPKYNMQLAYFFTIAAYMVLCGAALIYSMASSFRKRDVLADSGLGGAWQLLCSWDFSVTNEKAVRQRKNNXRIQLKESLSEKVQVALLPLTERLKHYXVFLGTWLLXTGMALGCGASVYFLCQYDTSRTRKSADKASGSLLEEAATLLLPFVVSLINLVVPLFYSLFKKIEHYSXPRMQVYAIIVRNVILKMSILAILCYYWMKDVANTFSCWESIVGQALYRLVIMDFLFVMLGSFFGEFLSNVIGTKCIQSLGVPEFDVARNVLDLIYAQTLAWY